In a genomic window of Dehalococcoidia bacterium:
- a CDS encoding CvpA family protein: protein MNWLDIVILVLLVLAAWNGWRTGLVRSVVMLGGVVGGTYLAGRFSPQVRDALTFIGDPSVATVAAFVVIFGGTLLAAWLVGVLLRTLAHAFMLGWLDTIGGMVLGVFTAALFLTALIIAVGSHPIGPSASILKGSAAARWMADNMPFVMAMLPEEFRDVLGTFSKVERPTAQVSRVRVSDLSPSQVRITATLRLNNPNPFGANIRQVRYQVWHQQGGARVLLGEGEKKALRLKANGPTEVALEVVVRDAGKAGAVFAEASQRRAVALAVEGEAALRFPAEDMSLPFQARGEYPLE from the coding sequence ATGAACTGGCTAGACATCGTTATCCTTGTCCTGTTGGTGCTGGCGGCGTGGAATGGCTGGCGCACGGGCCTGGTGCGGAGCGTGGTGATGCTGGGGGGTGTGGTGGGGGGGACATACCTCGCCGGGCGCTTTAGCCCCCAGGTGCGGGATGCTTTGACCTTTATCGGCGACCCCTCGGTGGCCACCGTGGCGGCCTTCGTTGTCATCTTCGGGGGCACCTTGCTGGCGGCGTGGCTGGTGGGGGTGCTGTTGCGCACTCTGGCCCATGCCTTCATGTTGGGCTGGCTGGACACCATCGGGGGGATGGTGCTGGGGGTGTTCACCGCTGCCCTGTTCCTCACGGCCCTTATCATCGCTGTGGGGAGCCACCCCATCGGCCCCAGCGCCTCCATCCTGAAAGGCTCCGCCGCCGCCCGCTGGATGGCCGACAACATGCCGTTCGTGATGGCCATGCTCCCCGAGGAGTTTCGGGATGTGCTGGGCACCTTCTCCAAGGTGGAGCGCCCCACTGCCCAGGTGTCCCGTGTGCGGGTAAGCGACCTCTCCCCCAGCCAGGTGCGCATCACAGCCACCCTGCGCCTGAACAACCCCAACCCCTTCGGGGCGAATATCCGCCAGGTGCGTTACCAGGTGTGGCACCAGCAGGGGGGGGCGCGGGTGCTCCTGGGGGAGGGGGAGAAGAAGGCCCTCCGCCTCAAGGCCAACGGCCCCACCGAGGTGGCCCTGGAGGTGGTGGTGCGGGATGCGGGCAAGGCGGGGGCAGTGTTTGCCGAGGCGTCCCAGCGACGCGCCGTGGCCCTGGCGGTAGAGGGGGAGGCCGCCCTTCGCTTCCCCGCCGAGGACATGTCCCTCCCCTTCCAGGCTAGGGGCGAATATCCCTTGGAGTAA